Part of the Sulfitobacter donghicola DSW-25 = KCTC 12864 = JCM 14565 genome, TTTTCGATATGAGATGATCTCATCCTGAACAAATTCCTTGAACGCGGCAACGCGTTTGGATTGGCGCAGCTCTTCTGGGTAGGCAAGGAAAACAGGCACTTCGGCGGATTCCACCTCTGGAAGGATGTGAACGAGTTCGGGGAAGTCCTGAGTGAGGTAGTTAGGCAGAACACCGATACCAACATCATGCAGAACACCCTGAAGAACGCCAAAGTAATTATTGACGGTCAGCAGGGACTTTACATCGTTCATCATCAGCTTTTGGATCAGGTTCAGGCCCGCCCCCACCTGATCACTATCCGTGTTCTGGCAGATGAGTCGGTGATTGCTCATGTCTTCGATGCTGGCTGGGACGCCATTATCATCGAGATATTTCTTGCTGGCGTATAGGCACATCTGAACCGTCATCAGGCGTTTGCGCACCAAATCCGCTTGGGAAGGTTCTTTGAGGCGGATGGCAACATCGGCCTCGCGCATGGGGAGGTCCAGCACCCGCTCTTCGAGCATCAGGTCTACTTTTAGGTCTGGGTATTTATCGTATAGTTTTGACAGGCGCGGCGCGAGCCATAGGGTGCCAAAGCCGATTGTGGTGGTAACCCGCAATTCGCCAAATACCTCTTCTTCGCTGTCGCGAATGCGGGCGGCGGCGGCATCAAGGCGTTTGATCATCGCCGAGGTTGCATCAAACAACAGCTCGCCTTGCTCGGTCAGGATCAGGCCGCGGGCATGGCGGTGGAACAAGTTGGTATTTAGCTGTTCCTCAAGGCCGCGGACCTGTCGGCTCACGGCGGATTGGGACAGGTTCAGCTTGTCCCCCGCATGGGTGAGCGAGCCGGCATCCGCCACCGCGTGAAAAATCCTTAGTTTGTCCCAGTCCATAGCGCGCCTTTCTGATTGGATGTTCTTTTACCTGTGTTTGCAGGTTGGCACACCCCTTTTAGAGCGGGGAAATTACGGTTTTGTGGATAAGAGGGCTATACAGGTCAGTATTTGTGACCTATCGTGGTTGGAAATTAAGCATGTTTGTGTGCATTTATGCGCTGGTTTCTTGGGAGGGACGCCATGACAACGCCAAAGATTTCGCTAAATGATCGTTTGGATCTAACCAAAAGCCCCGTTTTATTGAATGGAACGCAGGCTTTGGTGCGTGTGATGATGATGCAGGCCGCCCGTGACAAGGCCGCAGGCCTAAACACAGCGGGACTGGTAACCGGCTATCGTGGATCGCCTTTGGGGGCGGTTGATTTGCAGATGTCGCGCGCTGAAAAGCAGCTCACCGAGCATAACATCACGTTTCAAGCAGGGTTGAACGAGGATTTGGCGGCGACGGCTCTTTGGGGGGCGCAGCAGGCCGAGGTTCGGGGTGAGGGTAAATATGATGGTGTATTTGGTCTGTGGTACGGCAAAGGGCCAGGGGTTGATCGCACGGGCGATGTGATGCGCCATGCGAATATGGCGGGTAGCTCGACGCATGGCGGTGTTGTGATGGCCATGGGGGATGATCACACGGGTGAATCCTCGACCGTGTTGCACCAGTCGGAATTTGCGATGGTCGATACCTATATGCCTGTCCTGTCTCCGGCAGGGGTGCAAGAGGTGCTGGATTACGGCCTATATGGCTGGGCGTTGTCCCGTTATGCGGGGGTCTGGGTTGGTCTGAAGACCATGAAAGACACGGTCGAGGTCACATCGGTTGTGGATGGTGATCCGCACCGGATGTCCTTTGTCACGCCGGATATTGATTTGCCTGACGGCGGGCTGAACATTCGTCTGGTGGATGACCGGATCGAGCAGGAAGCGCGCCTGATTGATTACAAACGTTACGCCGCCGAGGCGTTTTCACATGCCAACAAGATGGACAAACGCATGTGGGGCAACGCCAAGGCCAAGATCGGCTTTGTTGCGGCGGGTAAGAATTATCTCGATCTGATCCATGCCATGAGCCTGTTGAATATTGATGCAGAAGAGGCCGCGCGGCTGGGCATTAGCACCTATAAGGTGGGTCAGACGTGGCCATTAGACATGCGCGGGTTTAACGATTGGGCTGCTGATCTGGACCTGATTGTTGTGGTTGAGGAAAAGCGCAAGCTGATCGAAGTGCAGATCAAAGAGGCGCTGTTTGATGATCGTCGGGGTAGACGTGTGTATGGCGGTACAAAGAACGGAGCCGAGTTCTTTTCCGCCCGCTATGCGCTAGACCCGATTGATATCGCGGATAAGCTTGGCGAGGTTTTATGTGAAGAGGGGCGCGGCACGGATGGTATCCGCGCTGGGCTGGCCGATCTGGCGGATGCGCGCCGCGCAGATAACGCCGAAGAGCTGGCAGGGCGTCTGCCGTATTTCTGTTCGGGCTGTCCGCATAACTCGTCCACAAAGGTTCCAGAGGGCAGCCGCGCTTATGCGGGTATCGGCTGTCACTTTATGGTGCAATGGATGGACCGAGAGACCTTGGGCTTTACCCATATGGGGGGCGAGGGGGCAAATTGGATTGGCGAAGCGCCGTTTTCCAAAACGCCGCATGTTTTCCAGAACCTAGGGGACGGCACGTATAACCACTCGGGCGTGCAAGCCATCCGCGCTGCGATCGCTGCGGGAACCAATATTACCTATAAAATCCTGTATAACGACGCAGTTGCCATGACAGGCGGTCAGCCGAATGAAGGCGAGCTGGATGCGCCCCGTATCGTTGCCGAATTGTCGGCGATGGGGATCAAGAACCTTGTTGTTGTTTATGACGAAAAGGAAGACGTGGACTTTGCCGCCTTCAAGGGCATCGAAATACATGAGCGCGCCGAGCTGAAGACTGTTCAGGAACGGCTGGCCAAGGTTGAAGGGGTGAGCGCGATCGTCTACATCCAGACCTGCGCCGCGGAAAAGCGCCGCCGCCGTAAACGCGGGCTGTTCCCAGATCCTGACAAGCGTTTGTTCATTAATACGGATGTTTGCGAAGGCTGCGGAGATTGCGGCGTGCAATCCAACTGTGTCTCTATCGTTCCGGCCGAGACCGAGCTGGGGCGCAAGCGGGCGATTGATCAATCCTCCTGCAATAAAGATTTTTCCTGTATCAACGGCTTTTGCCCGTCTTTTGTCA contains:
- a CDS encoding LysR family transcriptional regulator encodes the protein MDWDKLRIFHAVADAGSLTHAGDKLNLSQSAVSRQVRGLEEQLNTNLFHRHARGLILTEQGELLFDATSAMIKRLDAAAARIRDSEEEVFGELRVTTTIGFGTLWLAPRLSKLYDKYPDLKVDLMLEERVLDLPMREADVAIRLKEPSQADLVRKRLMTVQMCLYASKKYLDDNGVPASIEDMSNHRLICQNTDSDQVGAGLNLIQKLMMNDVKSLLTVNNYFGVLQGVLHDVGIGVLPNYLTQDFPELVHILPEVESAEVPVFLAYPEELRQSKRVAAFKEFVQDEIISYRKQQKLDQEK
- a CDS encoding indolepyruvate ferredoxin oxidoreductase family protein codes for the protein MTTPKISLNDRLDLTKSPVLLNGTQALVRVMMMQAARDKAAGLNTAGLVTGYRGSPLGAVDLQMSRAEKQLTEHNITFQAGLNEDLAATALWGAQQAEVRGEGKYDGVFGLWYGKGPGVDRTGDVMRHANMAGSSTHGGVVMAMGDDHTGESSTVLHQSEFAMVDTYMPVLSPAGVQEVLDYGLYGWALSRYAGVWVGLKTMKDTVEVTSVVDGDPHRMSFVTPDIDLPDGGLNIRLVDDRIEQEARLIDYKRYAAEAFSHANKMDKRMWGNAKAKIGFVAAGKNYLDLIHAMSLLNIDAEEAARLGISTYKVGQTWPLDMRGFNDWAADLDLIVVVEEKRKLIEVQIKEALFDDRRGRRVYGGTKNGAEFFSARYALDPIDIADKLGEVLCEEGRGTDGIRAGLADLADARRADNAEELAGRLPYFCSGCPHNSSTKVPEGSRAYAGIGCHFMVQWMDRETLGFTHMGGEGANWIGEAPFSKTPHVFQNLGDGTYNHSGVQAIRAAIAAGTNITYKILYNDAVAMTGGQPNEGELDAPRIVAELSAMGIKNLVVVYDEKEDVDFAAFKGIEIHERAELKTVQERLAKVEGVSAIVYIQTCAAEKRRRRKRGLFPDPDKRLFINTDVCEGCGDCGVQSNCVSIVPAETELGRKRAIDQSSCNKDFSCINGFCPSFVTLEGATVRKEATTEINIPDLPQPDLPAIEGTYNVVITGVGGTGVVTIGAVLAQAAQIDGKGAGMMEMAGLAQKGGAVNIHCRLAEKPEGISAIRVATGECHALIGGDLVVSAGNKTLGLTSTGQTGAVVNSHQIITGDFTRDTEFQMPYDRLELALEARLKERLSMFDASDLAKATLGDSIFSNMMIFGGAWQQGLIPLTLEAVVEAIKLNGAAVDRNLRAFEIGRWAVEHPAEAEAVLTPNVVALPKTLDEKIAYRKEHLTAYQGAGLAKRYGKLLESISDTALREAVADGYHKVLSYKDEYEVARLLLSSREKAQAEFDGDFKMSFNLAPPMLSKMGPNGRPLKREFGPWLERPLRMMARLKRLRGTPLDVFGYTDERKMERALIKQYEADMREVLPKLDDNTRDAIIALAALPMDIRGFGPVKLENETKASKRREELLSVIRSGGTSHAKAAE